One Sodalinema gerasimenkoae IPPAS B-353 DNA segment encodes these proteins:
- a CDS encoding ABC transporter ATP-binding protein produces the protein MATDVESSISPLSPSSDRPLVRFEDISKIYGSGNTEVRALDGVSFCIYPGEYCAIMGPSGSGKSTAMNVIGCLDRPSRGQYYLDGVNVAGFDERHLAQVRNRKLGFVFQQFHLLPQISALENVMLPMVYAGVTHGERVERATEALIRVGLQDRLHNKPTQLSGGQQQRVAIARAIVNRPVLLLADEPTGALDTQTTDEVMGIFAQLNESGITIVMVTHEPEVAERTERIIWFRDGKVQ, from the coding sequence ATGGCAACAGATGTTGAGAGTTCTATTTCACCCCTATCTCCATCGAGCGATCGCCCCTTGGTTCGCTTTGAAGATATCTCGAAAATCTATGGTTCAGGAAATACGGAAGTTCGCGCTCTAGATGGAGTGAGTTTTTGTATTTATCCTGGTGAATATTGCGCCATCATGGGGCCATCGGGTTCCGGGAAATCGACGGCTATGAATGTGATTGGCTGTTTAGATCGCCCCAGTCGCGGTCAGTATTATCTCGATGGGGTGAATGTGGCCGGGTTTGATGAACGTCATCTGGCCCAGGTTCGTAATCGTAAGTTGGGGTTTGTCTTTCAACAGTTTCATCTGTTACCCCAAATCAGCGCCTTAGAGAACGTCATGTTACCCATGGTATATGCTGGGGTTACTCATGGGGAACGGGTTGAACGAGCCACAGAGGCTCTGATTCGGGTGGGATTACAGGATCGCCTTCACAATAAACCCACCCAACTGTCTGGGGGACAACAGCAACGGGTGGCCATTGCACGGGCCATTGTCAATCGTCCGGTTTTGTTACTGGCCGATGAACCGACAGGAGCTTTAGATACTCAAACGACGGATGAAGTGATGGGGATTTTTGCTCAACTAAATGAGTCAGGAATTACCATTGTCATGGTGACTCATGAACCGGAAGTTGCAGAACGAACCGAGCGCATTATTTGGTTTCGGGATGGCAAGGTTCAATAG
- a CDS encoding tetratricopeptide repeat protein, translated as MTVNLWTGFISSLILVAGSLVVNLDPSAAAMSEIALSEIASEMRLSRRRRASELISEAERKVMRGEVIEAVSLYNEAEALSLHFEVGAQSWNLLCWYGSLWDQAEAVLKACNRAVEMEPDNVEIRDSRGLARALLGDYEGAIDDFQAFVQETDHEGRRFQRQNWIEMLRADENPFTPSVLRMLFVD; from the coding sequence ATGACGGTTAACCTTTGGACTGGTTTTATAAGTTCGTTAATTTTGGTGGCGGGAAGTCTGGTGGTGAATCTAGACCCCTCCGCCGCTGCAATGTCGGAGATAGCACTATCGGAGATAGCTTCTGAGATGAGGCTCAGTCGCCGACGTCGAGCCTCGGAGTTAATCTCGGAGGCGGAGCGCAAGGTGATGCGGGGGGAGGTAATCGAAGCCGTCAGCCTTTATAACGAGGCGGAGGCCCTGAGTCTCCATTTTGAGGTGGGGGCCCAGTCCTGGAATCTCCTCTGTTGGTATGGCAGTTTATGGGATCAAGCTGAGGCGGTTCTGAAGGCCTGTAATCGAGCGGTGGAGATGGAACCGGACAATGTGGAGATTCGCGATAGTCGCGGCTTAGCTCGGGCATTACTGGGGGATTATGAGGGGGCGATCGATGATTTTCAAGCCTTTGTACAAGAAACAGACCATGAGGGTCGTCGTTTCCAACGGCAAAACTGGATTGAGATGTTACGAGCGGATGAAAATCCCTTTACTCCCTCGGTTTTGCGGATGTTATTTGTAGATTAG
- a CDS encoding SGNH/GDSL hydrolase family protein gives MAILQDLSHHCTIMNRLTFLSLFQSDVSVTLDQLRQDGDAIAPETTEALTLNVSRTQVEFTVDQPDLQVLALEYSLTPDFQEIQGVSFSQRESDSAPLQVTATELQPNQTYYYRLTDGEGNSGVGRFETLVDLGFPATGDLVVFGDSLSDTGNLFLALDQTFPPSPPYFQGRFSNGPLIPEFLAERLGLPPITPALLGGTNYAFAGAQTGPGVQASGVPNVGAQIEAYLGVSSPQPGDVFYIFAGANDFLFAQQDPLTVVDNLTDHLSQLAEAGAEQFIVPAFPDMGQVPAVQGSPESDLLTGAVFQANQLLDTRLNEFSEQFGVEIVRLDFAAGFTTILEMGGQFGFVNSTDGALDPLTGEVVADPDTYVFWDQTHPSARTNESITRFALANPQRLPREPIAPMDESNPFPLPESMLADIAETAIAEDAMLSLL, from the coding sequence GTGGCAATTTTACAAGACCTCTCTCACCATTGCACCATCATGAACCGCCTAACATTTCTCTCCCTATTTCAGTCTGATGTGAGCGTCACCCTCGATCAGTTGCGCCAGGATGGGGATGCGATCGCCCCCGAAACCACCGAAGCACTGACCCTTAACGTAAGTCGAACCCAGGTTGAATTCACCGTCGATCAACCAGACTTGCAAGTGTTGGCCCTCGAATATTCCCTCACCCCAGACTTCCAAGAGATTCAAGGAGTGAGCTTCAGTCAGCGGGAGTCGGACAGCGCACCGCTACAAGTGACTGCGACGGAACTACAACCGAATCAAACCTATTATTATCGCCTTACGGATGGCGAAGGCAATTCAGGGGTGGGCCGCTTTGAAACCCTTGTTGATTTGGGCTTTCCCGCTACCGGCGATTTGGTGGTGTTTGGCGACAGTTTATCCGATACGGGCAACCTCTTTCTCGCCCTAGATCAGACCTTTCCCCCCTCTCCTCCCTATTTTCAGGGACGTTTTTCCAACGGTCCCCTGATTCCTGAGTTCCTGGCCGAACGACTCGGCCTGCCTCCCATCACTCCGGCTCTCCTTGGCGGGACCAATTATGCCTTTGCAGGAGCGCAAACTGGACCCGGGGTGCAAGCTTCGGGGGTTCCTAACGTGGGGGCACAAATCGAGGCCTATTTAGGTGTGAGCAGTCCTCAACCCGGGGATGTGTTCTATATCTTTGCTGGCGCAAATGACTTTCTGTTTGCGCAGCAAGATCCTCTAACGGTTGTGGATAATCTAACCGATCACTTATCCCAATTGGCAGAAGCGGGCGCAGAGCAGTTTATTGTGCCCGCCTTCCCCGATATGGGTCAAGTTCCCGCTGTGCAAGGCTCACCGGAATCGGACTTATTGACGGGAGCTGTGTTTCAAGCCAATCAATTATTGGATACTCGCCTCAATGAGTTCAGCGAGCAATTTGGGGTGGAGATTGTTCGCTTAGATTTCGCAGCTGGCTTTACCACGATTTTGGAGATGGGTGGACAATTCGGCTTTGTCAACAGCACCGATGGGGCATTAGATCCCTTGACGGGAGAGGTCGTGGCTGATCCAGATACCTATGTCTTTTGGGATCAGACTCATCCCTCTGCACGAACTAATGAGTCGATTACCCGTTTCGCTTTGGCCAATCCGCAACGCTTGCCCAGGGAACCCATCGCACCCATGGACGAGAGCAACCCCTTCCCCCTACCCGAGTCAATGTTGGCTGACATTGCCGAGACGGCGATCGCTGAGGACGCGATGCTTTCGCTACTCTAA
- a CDS encoding response regulator: protein MSDDGDIHRGCILEFMFLQRVLQDLSNRLPLRTVLIVPFALQIFAAVGLTGYLSFRNGQQAVDELAQQLQGEISHRIEERLDSYLAKAHLINQMNAMAVQLETLDLTNLEQLDRHFAQQIRLFEAISYIYFANPQGEFSGAEQVPGGLPHIGQAGRQGPDDDNFYTYATDATGQPTEQLSAIPNYDALTRPWYVGAVRGRSPGWGEVYVWAAPYKNLALPAAQPVYDDQGQLLGVFAVDLSLLDISAFLGSLEVGKTGETFIVDHQGQLIATSASEPPFSRDDENPDRLYASESQSPLIRETTSYLLSRLGGFARLETSRQDRFDLDGETQLVQVRPFEDDLGLNWSIVVVIPERDFMERIHANTRNTILLCGLALVVSTAIGVVTARWVVLPLRQLKESAQALSDGQWEHELPLKRQDEIGDLARSFRRMAGQLQQYFSDLQAKNEQMQRLDKLKDEFLANTSHELRTPLNGTIGIAESLLDEVAGPINPQQRYNLNLIVQSCYRLNTLVNDILDFSKLRHKQITLQRKPVGIREAVDSVLNLCQSLVSRKNVQLINAISPQLPLAYADENRLQQILYNLVGNGIKFTEEGFVGISAVYSHEEQTQTSPAEEPQDLSLTVRQESDPSPEDGDISEGYLLVTVSDTGIGIPAEKHESIFASFEQGDGSTAREYGGTGLGLAVTKQLVELHGGTLTLQSIVGKGSQFTFSLPIATTTQQEAGEHEGIKSGKSALVEEISWEDDWHQFQRQDSQFLTQIRQTNRPETSQGTGHEETSPLLPQTRTPASEETQPALIEEEPEKLFNILIVDDEVINLQVLVNHLSLENYIVTQAINGIEALDIIKNGFKPDLVLLDVMMPKMTGYEVTRKLRQVYPAHELPILLLTAKDRPEDVVVGLQEGANDYLTKPVNKRELLARLKTHLYLSNLSLAYAKFVPKEFLQFLDKSSIIDVQLGDTVEREMSILFSDIRDFTQLSEGMKPDDNFKFINGYLSRMEPAISDNNGFVDKYIGDAIMALFGGAADDAVKAAIAMLKNLEDYNQTRQRPGRRPIKIGIGINTGKLMLGTVGGERHMNSTAISDAVNVASRIEQLTKVYGVSLLISEETFINLNNSSDYQIRLIDRVLVKGKTKPTSVFEVFDADVDIVRDGKAATRTQFELALAYLQGQRIEEAEELFLDCLAHNPADHAVETYLERCREAKRPS, encoded by the coding sequence ATGTCAGACGACGGTGACATCCACCGTGGCTGTATCCTTGAATTTATGTTCCTCCAACGCGTCTTACAGGACTTGTCAAACCGATTACCACTACGCACCGTTCTGATTGTGCCCTTCGCGTTGCAAATTTTTGCGGCGGTTGGACTGACGGGATATCTCTCCTTCCGCAATGGACAGCAAGCGGTAGATGAACTGGCACAGCAGCTACAGGGGGAAATCAGCCATCGCATTGAGGAACGGCTCGATAGCTATTTGGCTAAGGCTCATTTGATTAATCAGATGAATGCCATGGCGGTTCAGCTTGAGACTCTCGATCTGACCAATCTTGAGCAACTCGATCGCCATTTTGCCCAACAGATTCGGCTATTTGAGGCCATCAGCTATATTTATTTTGCCAATCCTCAGGGGGAGTTTAGCGGAGCGGAGCAGGTTCCTGGGGGGCTACCCCACATTGGACAAGCGGGACGTCAGGGCCCCGATGATGACAATTTTTATACCTATGCCACGGATGCCACAGGACAGCCGACGGAGCAACTGTCGGCTATCCCTAATTATGATGCCCTGACTCGGCCCTGGTATGTGGGGGCCGTTCGGGGGCGATCGCCCGGTTGGGGAGAGGTCTACGTCTGGGCGGCCCCGTACAAAAATCTAGCCCTCCCGGCGGCACAACCGGTCTACGATGACCAGGGACAGTTACTGGGGGTCTTTGCCGTCGATTTGTCGCTGCTGGATATCAGTGCCTTCTTAGGCAGTTTGGAGGTGGGCAAAACGGGAGAAACCTTCATTGTCGACCACCAGGGGCAACTCATCGCCACCTCAGCATCAGAACCTCCATTTTCCCGGGATGACGAGAATCCCGATCGCCTCTACGCCAGTGAAAGCCAAAGTCCACTAATTCGAGAAACCACCAGTTACTTATTGAGCCGCTTAGGAGGCTTTGCCCGTCTAGAAACCTCCCGACAAGACCGCTTCGACCTTGACGGGGAGACTCAGTTGGTGCAAGTCCGACCCTTTGAGGATGATTTAGGACTCAATTGGTCGATTGTGGTGGTCATTCCTGAACGAGATTTCATGGAGCGCATCCATGCCAATACCCGCAACACCATCTTGTTATGCGGCTTGGCTTTGGTAGTCTCCACGGCGATCGGGGTAGTAACGGCCCGTTGGGTGGTCTTGCCCCTGCGACAACTGAAAGAGTCCGCTCAGGCCCTGTCAGATGGACAATGGGAGCATGAGCTGCCCCTGAAACGTCAAGATGAAATTGGCGATTTAGCCCGCTCCTTTCGCCGCATGGCGGGTCAGCTTCAGCAGTATTTTTCCGATTTACAAGCCAAAAATGAACAGATGCAACGGCTCGATAAGCTCAAAGATGAGTTTCTAGCCAATACCTCTCATGAACTGCGGACTCCCCTCAATGGAACCATTGGCATTGCCGAATCTCTCCTAGATGAAGTCGCCGGCCCCATCAATCCGCAACAACGCTACAATCTCAATTTAATTGTCCAAAGTTGTTACCGCCTCAATACCCTCGTCAATGATATTCTCGATTTCTCGAAACTACGACATAAGCAAATCACCTTACAACGAAAGCCGGTGGGCATCCGGGAAGCCGTTGACTCAGTCTTGAATCTTTGTCAAAGTTTAGTATCACGAAAAAATGTGCAACTCATCAATGCCATTTCTCCTCAGCTTCCCCTCGCCTATGCCGATGAAAATCGCTTACAACAAATTCTCTATAATTTAGTGGGCAATGGAATTAAGTTCACCGAAGAAGGATTTGTAGGTATCTCGGCTGTCTATTCCCACGAAGAACAGACCCAAACCTCCCCGGCAGAGGAGCCGCAGGACTTGAGTTTAACGGTTCGGCAAGAGTCCGATCCTAGCCCGGAGGATGGAGATATTTCTGAGGGATATTTACTCGTCACCGTGTCCGATACTGGAATCGGAATTCCGGCAGAGAAACATGAGTCTATTTTTGCCTCCTTTGAACAGGGGGATGGGTCCACCGCCCGCGAATATGGTGGCACTGGGTTAGGCTTGGCGGTGACCAAACAGTTAGTGGAGTTACATGGTGGAACGCTCACGCTACAGTCCATTGTCGGCAAAGGCTCGCAATTTACCTTTAGTCTGCCGATCGCCACGACGACACAGCAAGAGGCAGGAGAGCATGAGGGAATAAAAAGTGGAAAATCGGCTCTGGTGGAGGAAATCTCCTGGGAGGACGACTGGCATCAGTTCCAACGCCAAGACAGTCAGTTTCTGACACAGATAAGACAGACAAATAGACCAGAAACCTCCCAGGGGACGGGTCATGAGGAAACTTCGCCTCTTTTACCCCAGACAAGAACGCCTGCTTCTGAGGAGACCCAGCCGGCTCTAATAGAGGAGGAACCGGAGAAGCTGTTTAACATTTTGATTGTGGATGATGAGGTAATTAATTTACAGGTGTTGGTGAATCATCTCTCTTTAGAAAATTACATTGTCACCCAAGCTATAAACGGGATAGAAGCCCTAGACATCATCAAAAATGGCTTTAAGCCTGATTTGGTGTTACTCGATGTCATGATGCCCAAAATGACGGGCTATGAAGTCACCCGCAAACTCAGGCAGGTCTATCCTGCTCATGAGTTACCGATTTTATTGTTGACTGCTAAGGATCGCCCGGAAGATGTGGTAGTTGGTTTACAGGAAGGCGCTAATGATTATTTAACTAAGCCAGTTAATAAGCGAGAGCTTTTGGCTCGACTCAAAACTCATTTATACCTGTCCAACTTGAGCTTGGCTTATGCAAAGTTTGTACCTAAAGAGTTTTTGCAGTTCCTGGATAAATCGAGCATCATTGATGTGCAGCTCGGGGATACCGTTGAGCGAGAGATGTCGATTTTATTTTCAGATATTCGTGATTTTACCCAATTAAGTGAGGGAATGAAACCGGATGATAACTTTAAGTTTATCAATGGTTATTTGTCCCGAATGGAGCCGGCAATTTCAGATAATAATGGCTTTGTTGATAAGTATATTGGTGATGCCATCATGGCGTTGTTTGGGGGGGCAGCCGATGACGCGGTGAAGGCGGCGATCGCCATGCTCAAAAACTTAGAGGACTATAACCAAACCCGGCAGCGACCCGGACGCAGACCGATTAAAATTGGCATTGGCATTAATACGGGGAAATTAATGCTGGGAACCGTTGGGGGTGAACGACATATGAATAGTACGGCGATTAGCGATGCGGTGAATGTTGCTTCACGGATTGAACAACTGACCAAAGTCTATGGTGTATCGTTGTTGATTTCCGAAGAAACATTCATCAATTTAAATAATAGCTCTGACTACCAGATTCGTCTCATTGACCGGGTGTTGGTCAAAGGCAAAACTAAGCCAACCTCAGTGTTTGAAGTCTTTGATGCAGATGTGGATATTGTTCGAGATGGAAAAGCCGCAACCCGCACTCAATTTGAACTGGCATTAGCCTATCTACAAGGTCAAAGAATTGAGGAAGCTGAAGAGTTGTTTTTAGACTGCTTGGCCCATAATCCAGCGGATCATGCCGTGGAAACTTACCTAGAACGCTGTCGGGAAGCAAAACGCCCTTCCTAG
- a CDS encoding tetratricopeptide repeat-containing sulfotransferase family protein has translation MDNPEIFQRLADCYRQQGHHQQAIAYYHRSLEHDSNLDLDSASQHRQWGDWLMTFQQWQRAIDAYERSLTLEPDNFQTLYQQAACFSHLGDRAAMVRLYLKSIPLNPDFPWYYYPLFWQSLKHENKVPEAIAQFQKTLTQFPKSLNVYINLGDALSLQNQTKAAISYYQKGVKLMYPQLKQIALNHTSDKPKSHQSQTSNPTASINFMILGVQKAGTSSLYAYLSQHPQILPPLRKELEFWSWKFYQGLDWYLSQFPIGRYSCGKPIQDYQTGEACPNYFDFPETPERLARHCPTTKFIILLRNPVDRAISHYHHWRKIHQESLSLEDAFEMNFKNLSPNSPYGGVPKNYLERGLYADHLRRWFSYFPRERFLILKSERFYENPEATLRQVYEFLGLPHQPLSHYPKYNTGAYPASDAKIRDVLNEFYKFHNQDLNNLLGEVFFES, from the coding sequence ATGGACAACCCCGAGATTTTTCAACGTCTTGCGGACTGTTATCGTCAACAGGGCCATCACCAACAGGCGATCGCCTACTACCATCGTAGCCTAGAGCATGACTCGAACCTAGACCTCGATTCTGCAAGCCAACATCGGCAATGGGGAGATTGGTTGATGACGTTCCAACAATGGCAGAGGGCCATTGATGCCTATGAACGTTCCTTGACCCTCGAACCGGATAATTTTCAGACACTCTATCAGCAAGCGGCTTGTTTTTCCCATTTGGGCGATCGCGCTGCCATGGTACGACTCTATTTAAAAAGTATTCCCCTTAATCCTGATTTTCCTTGGTATTATTATCCCCTATTTTGGCAATCCTTAAAGCATGAAAACAAGGTTCCCGAGGCGATTGCACAATTCCAAAAAACACTCACTCAATTCCCCAAGTCCTTAAATGTTTATATCAACCTAGGGGATGCTCTCTCCTTACAAAATCAAACCAAGGCAGCGATTAGCTATTACCAAAAAGGGGTTAAACTGATGTATCCCCAGTTAAAACAAATTGCCCTTAATCATACATCAGATAAACCAAAATCCCATCAATCCCAGACCTCTAACCCCACAGCCAGCATCAATTTTATGATTCTCGGCGTGCAAAAAGCGGGAACCAGCTCTTTATATGCTTATCTGAGTCAACACCCTCAAATTTTACCCCCGTTACGGAAAGAACTTGAGTTTTGGTCTTGGAAGTTTTACCAGGGACTGGATTGGTATTTATCCCAATTTCCCATCGGGAGATACTCTTGTGGCAAACCTATTCAGGATTATCAAACCGGGGAAGCCTGTCCCAACTATTTCGACTTTCCAGAAACCCCAGAACGGTTAGCGCGTCATTGTCCCACAACCAAGTTTATCATTCTCCTGCGAAATCCTGTAGATCGGGCAATTTCTCATTATCACCATTGGCGAAAAATCCATCAAGAATCATTATCCTTAGAGGACGCATTCGAGATGAACTTCAAAAATCTCAGTCCTAATTCTCCCTATGGCGGTGTTCCTAAGAACTATTTAGAGCGAGGACTCTATGCCGACCATCTCAGACGATGGTTTTCCTATTTTCCAAGGGAGAGATTTTTGATTTTAAAGAGTGAACGCTTTTACGAGAATCCAGAAGCTACATTAAGGCAAGTTTACGAGTTTTTGGGATTACCACACCAGCCCCTCTCTCACTATCCGAAGTATAATACGGGTGCGTATCCTGCCAGTGATGCCAAAATTCGTGATGTTTTAAATGAGTTTTATAAATTCCATAATCAAGACTTGAATAATTTATTAGGTGAAGTTTTTTTTGAATCATAA
- a CDS encoding SAM hydrolase/SAM-dependent halogenase family protein, protein MFSRRHLTLLTDFGERDGYVGILKGAIAKIEPSLAVTDITHDIPPQDILAARFCLANAYPFFPKETVHIAVVDPGVGTSRRGVAIQLEDGFLIGPDNGIFDGVLRQHHDKILAAVELTEVKYWRTPEPSQTFHARDIFATVGAHVATGVRVDRLGVAIDPDSLTRLSLPDPQWQEKRVLGVIQYCDRFGNLITNIPSDELAGQSWHVEAASRQIPQGESYMSAKETDVVAIASRHGWLELAAYQRSAQEQLGLKVGDSLTVVFS, encoded by the coding sequence ATGTTTTCCCGACGACATTTAACCTTATTGACAGATTTTGGTGAGCGTGATGGCTATGTAGGGATTCTCAAGGGGGCGATCGCCAAAATTGAACCCTCGTTGGCGGTGACAGATATTACCCACGACATCCCCCCTCAAGATATTCTGGCGGCACGGTTTTGCCTAGCTAATGCCTATCCCTTTTTTCCCAAAGAGACGGTGCATATTGCCGTCGTCGATCCCGGTGTGGGAACTTCACGGCGCGGGGTGGCGATTCAACTCGAAGATGGCTTTCTCATCGGCCCCGATAATGGCATTTTTGATGGGGTGCTACGGCAACATCACGATAAGATTCTGGCCGCGGTGGAGTTGACAGAGGTGAAGTATTGGCGCACGCCTGAACCCAGTCAGACGTTCCACGCACGAGATATTTTTGCCACCGTTGGCGCTCATGTGGCGACGGGGGTGCGAGTCGATCGCCTGGGGGTAGCCATTGACCCTGATAGTTTAACGCGCTTGTCGTTACCAGACCCGCAATGGCAAGAGAAACGCGTCTTAGGGGTGATTCAATACTGCGATCGCTTCGGTAATTTGATTACAAACATTCCCTCGGATGAGTTGGCGGGACAGTCTTGGCACGTTGAGGCCGCCTCCCGTCAGATTCCCCAGGGGGAGAGTTATATGAGTGCCAAGGAGACGGACGTTGTGGCGATCGCCTCCCGTCATGGCTGGTTGGAGTTAGCGGCCTATCAACGCAGTGCTCAGGAGCAACTGGGGTTAAAGGTCGGTGATTCCCTGACGGTTGTTTTCTCGTGA
- the coaE gene encoding dephospho-CoA kinase (Dephospho-CoA kinase (CoaE) performs the final step in coenzyme A biosynthesis.), producing MAWATPVIGLTGGIATGKSTIAAYLQQHYHWPLLDADILSREAVRPGTAVLARIVDRYGEGILHPEGHLNRAGLGERIFGKSQEAQRERRWLEQQIHPWIRQQFTEAIAKHAGTTMAQADSWPPLLLVVPLLFEAQMTDLVTEIWVVYCTPEQQKARLQQRDGYDEIQVRSRLEAQMPLSEKCEQATLVLDNSGPASRWQQQIKQWLQQVERVEQ from the coding sequence ATGGCTTGGGCCACCCCAGTTATTGGCTTAACGGGGGGAATTGCCACCGGAAAAAGCACCATCGCCGCCTATCTTCAGCAGCACTACCACTGGCCGCTCCTGGATGCGGATATTTTGTCCCGGGAGGCGGTTCGTCCCGGGACAGCGGTTTTAGCGCGGATTGTGGACCGCTATGGTGAGGGGATCTTGCACCCTGAGGGTCATCTTAATCGCGCTGGTTTGGGGGAGAGAATTTTCGGCAAGAGCCAGGAGGCGCAACGGGAACGACGTTGGTTAGAGCAACAGATTCATCCCTGGATTCGCCAGCAGTTTACCGAGGCGATCGCAAAACATGCGGGAACCACAATGGCCCAGGCCGATTCCTGGCCGCCGCTGCTGTTGGTGGTTCCTCTGCTGTTTGAAGCGCAAATGACGGATTTAGTGACGGAAATTTGGGTCGTATACTGTACCCCAGAGCAACAAAAAGCACGGCTCCAGCAGCGTGATGGCTATGATGAGATTCAGGTGCGATCGCGCCTTGAGGCTCAGATGCCCCTGTCAGAAAAATGTGAACAGGCTACGCTAGTCTTAGATAACAGCGGGCCTGCGAGCCGCTGGCAGCAGCAGATTAAACAGTGGTTGCAACAAGTTGAGCGAGTCGAGCAGTGA
- a CDS encoding serine/threonine-protein kinase produces MSYCVNPACPSPENHDSAEQCVSCGSPLLLHGRYRAVKVLGQGGFGATFAARNVALPGEPVCAIKQLRVASNSPNVIDRARKLFEREAATLGKIGNHPQVPSLLDYFQIGGQFYLVQEYVKGLTLKQEVKRYGVFDEFKVRGVLDETLELLKYFQSQSVIHRDIKPANLIRRSIDSRLVFIDFGAVKDEVSHTAMFTDDDQAPNTSFAIGTPGFAPPEQMAMHPVFSSDIYALAATCLYLLSGKSPRRLGYDPLTGAITWRDRIQVSENLAYVLDKMLQPLLSKRYQSPEQVLADLHYQPSESELADHSVPLQPQRLPEPTHLEAEEEMTQWGAQAPEPQTELNPSETGFSDSEDSWRTHLSNSDPLDATGLADTRLHRQQPRRLRSSFSQTSRERTQLNSTQLSGASGARGRLTLAILKRDYFKGRRDFANCNLSGADLHELTLEGVNFNESKLVKTNLRGANLHKADLSQTGMNHANLRDADLSDAFMSYCNLAGADLRGADLTNAYLTYANLTNANLCGANLTNAKVTQEQLTAAKTNWRTILPDGKRGLFS; encoded by the coding sequence ATGAGTTATTGCGTTAATCCGGCCTGTCCGAGTCCTGAAAATCACGACTCTGCTGAGCAATGTGTCAGTTGTGGCTCTCCACTACTACTCCACGGACGTTACCGAGCGGTCAAAGTCTTGGGACAAGGCGGGTTTGGCGCCACCTTTGCCGCTCGCAATGTAGCGTTACCCGGTGAACCCGTTTGTGCCATTAAACAATTACGGGTCGCCTCAAACAGTCCCAATGTCATTGACCGCGCTCGCAAACTGTTTGAGCGAGAGGCGGCGACGTTGGGAAAAATTGGGAACCACCCCCAAGTCCCCTCACTGCTGGACTATTTTCAAATTGGCGGTCAGTTTTATCTGGTTCAGGAATATGTCAAGGGCCTGACCTTAAAGCAAGAAGTTAAACGCTATGGGGTCTTTGATGAGTTTAAAGTCCGGGGGGTACTCGATGAAACCCTGGAATTGCTGAAATACTTTCAAAGTCAATCGGTGATTCACCGGGATATTAAACCCGCCAATCTGATCCGTCGCAGTATTGACAGCCGCTTAGTCTTTATCGATTTTGGGGCCGTCAAGGACGAAGTCAGCCATACGGCCATGTTCACCGATGATGATCAAGCGCCGAATACCTCCTTTGCCATTGGAACACCGGGGTTTGCCCCCCCTGAACAAATGGCGATGCACCCGGTGTTCTCTAGCGATATTTATGCTTTAGCGGCAACTTGTCTCTATTTACTCTCAGGAAAATCTCCCCGTCGCCTAGGGTATGACCCCTTGACGGGAGCCATTACCTGGCGCGATCGCATCCAGGTGAGTGAGAACCTGGCCTATGTCTTGGATAAGATGTTGCAACCCCTGCTCTCGAAACGATATCAGTCGCCCGAACAGGTGTTAGCTGATTTACATTATCAACCGTCAGAGTCGGAGTTGGCGGATCATTCGGTTCCCCTACAACCTCAACGACTGCCAGAGCCAACCCACCTCGAAGCTGAGGAGGAGATGACCCAATGGGGGGCCCAGGCCCCCGAACCGCAAACGGAGTTAAATCCCTCCGAAACGGGGTTCAGTGACTCAGAGGACTCCTGGCGCACCCATTTATCCAATAGTGATCCCCTCGATGCCACGGGGTTAGCAGATACTCGCCTCCATCGGCAACAGCCACGTCGCTTGCGTAGTTCCTTTTCCCAAACCTCTCGGGAGCGCACTCAGCTTAATTCCACTCAACTCAGTGGCGCAAGCGGGGCCCGAGGTCGGCTCACCCTGGCTATTCTGAAACGGGATTATTTCAAAGGACGGCGCGATTTCGCCAATTGTAATTTAAGTGGTGCCGATTTACATGAGTTAACCCTAGAAGGGGTGAATTTTAATGAAAGTAAGCTCGTTAAAACCAATTTACGGGGCGCAAATTTACATAAGGCCGATTTAAGTCAGACGGGAATGAATCACGCCAATCTGCGAGATGCGGATCTCAGTGATGCCTTTATGAGTTATTGCAATTTAGCCGGGGCAGATTTGCGCGGTGCCGATTTAACGAACGCCTACTTAACCTACGCCAACCTCACCAACGCCAATCTCTGTGGTGCCAATCTCACCAACGCCAAGGTAACTCAGGAACAGTTAACCGCCGCCAAAACCAATTGGCGCACTATCCTCCCCGATGGGAAACGGGGTTTGTTTTCCTGA